Proteins encoded within one genomic window of Pseudorasbora parva isolate DD20220531a chromosome 3, ASM2467924v1, whole genome shotgun sequence:
- the zgc:194398 gene encoding midasin AAA ATPase-domain containing protein isoform X1 has product MAYPVDILTNVDHESLERAAEEYMSQLPCRSPNTVEYLSLPDSKQIEIGLGNVSFVPLYGADTTKKLLGLFSPDDFTTVVGLYLLGQWWGVEDVLKTAEPSRTGLIKVRTLGERIVLYVLNRIVLRNEKSSEDISFLCHCDQENAKILWKDGEAIGFYSYKPKGSLCRNFLTQCYQLPVMDTVFVRKCHRGKGHGIKILEDFVDSFRNEYIGLKFPLSEAMYKVCEKYFSMYPADKEILWEVEKIGSPFQRTLIAKRLQKLKLNAEKDQVVSKLEFEEDDVTAPTEIEITKVQETTEYTEEFVEETITDITTEVDDIPVTRRGRGSNLQRRGIRENSEERLSTNIIRVEDIEAGVESPIEVATEENLDNTFSVKESETLHRNTTDTVIATVTNISELRSSQKEEEHETEKDKATATLEGTPVTHLTTAGEIKSQSEEEREMVSEEEREMVSLEHTVVTQGATIGSIDQSQLQSVVDIEIVKMSTGTEDEQNENLEKNKKIEEDKPVSGTVETYSNTEAIKEVLANKAEAESEVEEYKEKELTVETDSTMNAEIKQVGETVDVVLEIDQDEAPQQSSVESGEVLKLKTTLEEDEETVENSSKMLTLSEAKVELVDLHKLSHKEESDNKKETDIAEQDEIKHTISSEQQVVEEIMRMEEQDGTLDTTEGYNVVTDAKRTPEQLTGYKEQEGKPEPETAEEVEKSKEKTNTEQAKEDAQKKGSTDTPSKSTILDQPVDPGVTVRCLRSTLKPIKITPVRRSTRSKAVIQQAESIEPQSEAKFRTDENPERDEVIAEDVGPEKSEKANTDVDKTVVIESGSSELLKATDIDNKEITPQITEVTEVNIPLVEAEPDEDLTEKVKEIKKMENKEANLTGQIGSDIEMRSLAQEKDVQEDEAAISTERCLRHRTIRVQSPLRRKFRHVQKQEAEADVEHQERHTVVTKNTTESVSMTEEKVEEMDQVVNKMENKKANLAELGPMEEPGMIINENKNTSASTEETVNVCLPIITTETRFESLDDMANAKPVETAVVDVEKSKLLMGVEIDDQEKEAEPDKEREIEDGTPVVKLQKATVVLVDLNKLTQNTEEAGTPDVLKHPQMEEHLELGVPDKSELELCKLKSEEGGHKEDIQTHEDTEIIPEEEKIEEENTVEEQNKLDKQDMVFEEQKPTEDLATMPAQSNLVENTKNENNQNKDEGVSSLSQEKENNEIVTEQSVDKVDQVGVEIDKEKEPQQSTVEVTEKVIPFVEAGSEGDVLEKEVKEINNMENRETNLAATKDIYEAPEMREEANLDQQKNQTAETETPMDVDTVVSKEQTYVVEGTTIQIEEVSQVESTETNQSDNAKIRRRSSRLSAKSVTSTQNTRKSTRLHKGELEPVKEADMSRNEYKESSATTEGTVNVCIPIITVEMNLESPNEILNTNVEKTSAVGPETSVLQMGVETENKKEAPKILEEVTLEEPGEEVEKGDTPIVQLPKATVVLVDLNKLSQSTEEKSDTPEVLAYSKTEEKLELDESDKSEYQLCIQTSEHVEQFEELQKEENTENTPEEEEDKMEEVNPVEVQNKLDQQEMSCEGQKLTDVLKEQNYVKETEIVEEYKAVIDEDVQEAVTSIEHPDATTMADKTNIFKETENYKDIVSKEKKHDSDVEMSSLAQEAPEAVQEILEEEVPFSTEIILRRRKIKVQSPPTRKSRRVQNQEVEAAVEHQERHTVVTKNITQAVSEETVEAMEPVEEDNEEVVPPVEGEPEKDVTEKGIEEINKMEDKKTHLENDAAPGMGRDKASLKQHEKESLVKNDKETAASEKHMDKVPLVCKEQTYVIEETTIQVEEKVSQMESSENKSERITRRGLRISAQSVTSAQKTRKSTRLHTAELEQVKDADMSRNEGISSMTVETVNICVPIISADTHMGSPGKNGNLVETTSYEQERVITTDKGKVDEGLPDKASDEHVETKNSTETTENEIMIEMDKTQKVVDGGVQEDEKAESQQEDTDQKPEENIQDKREEKIRTSSVEEDATQQEEAVSKEENVGGTNLKNEFKTTAMEGSVDLESSDQETPLITRRSLRYRTVTVQSTPRRKLKQLHRQEMESEKETMDNICGNEIDSADNLSIPIEGEKEALNVEKNITEFEHLKTKEGEGIIQVNIEGKAKETETKNDTVEEGNDINESNSASPEIDEQDNTQEKNLEKDVQVPKEHKESSVQEEEEKERLQEKENEGAVEGSSFDLEETAVERKTLRKRVTVETAAPRKSKRLRRQEHDGEQAKEAVMGQTETIEVTFTDNVELSSEVPTEVPAEVFEGSKLGGEIQKNISKGTKSDGDCDIHEDTKTDAGEAQEEPNEKGSNTPQTDEDNEEVMEQNSKKIEQTGEMEKVIEQNVETEEFSTNEGFTLELAVEETSDQEEVKADEESRVATEATKDIFTSAIKSDEGEENISNEDEKGLISEKHVLQSSSIISSSRRRSMRLQMHESKKNTMEDESDSEKAEVQQTVKQRHQKKRKAITDLTPARRSKRYVRENIV; this is encoded by the exons ATGGCATATCCTGTAGATATTCTGACAAATGTGGATCATGAGTCCTTAGAGCGGGCAGCCGAGGAATACATGTCTCAGCTCCCCTGCAGAAGTCCTAACACAGTGGAGTACCTCAGTCTTCCCGATTCCAAACAG ATAGAGATTGGACTCGGCAATGTGAGCTTTGTCCCTCTGTATGGAGCAGATACTACAAAGAAGCTTCTTGGATTGTTCTCACCTGATGACTTTACCACAG TTGTTGGGCTTTATTTGTTGGGTCAGTGGTGGGGAGTTGAAGATGTTCTTAAAACAGCAGAGCCCTCAAGAACAGGCCTGATCAAG GTCAGGACTCTTGGGGAGAGGATAGTCCTGTATGTTCTCAACAGAATTGTGTTGAGAAATGAGAAGAGCAGTGAAGATATTTCCTTTCTCTGCCATTGTGATcaagaaaatgcaaaaatactatggaaggaTGGAGAGGCCATTGGCTTTTACTCATACAAACCAAAAG GTAGCTTGTGCAGAAACTTCTTGACCCAGTGCTATCAACTTCCTGTCATGGACACAGTATTTGTCAGGAAGTGTCATCGGGGCAAGGGTCATGGCATAAAGATACTGGAAGACTTTGTTGATAGCTTCAGAAATGAGTATATAGGGTTAAAATTCCCTCTTTCAGAAGCTATGTATAAAG TTTGTGAAAAGTACTTCAGTATGTATCCAGCAGACAAAGAGATTCTGTGGGAAGTGGAGAAAATAGGAAGCCCTTTCCAGAGAACTCTAATAGCAAAAAGGCTACAGAAGTTGAAGCTAAATG CAGAGAAGGACCAGGTTGTGAGCAAACTGGAATTTGAGGAAGATGATGTCACTGCTCcaacagaaattgagatcaCAAAGGTTCAGGAAACCACTGAATACACGGAGGAGTTTGTG GAGGAGACTATTACAGACATCACCACAG AAGTAGATGACATACCTGTCACAAGGCGTGGCAGAGGTAGCAACCTGCAACGCAGAGGTATCAGAGAGAATTCAGAGGAGAGGCTTTCAACTAACATAATCAG GGTGGAAGATATCGAGGCAGGAGTTGAAAGTCCAATTGAGGTGGCAACCGAGGAAAATCTTGATAACACTTTTTCTGTAAAAGAATCAGAAACTTTACACAGG AATACAACAGACACAGTAATTGCAACTGTGACAAACATTTCTGAGCTTAGAAGTTCACAGAAAGAGGAGGAACATGAAACTGAAAAAGACAAAGCCACAGCTACATTAGAGGGGACTCCAGTCACTCACCTCACCACAGCTGGGGAAATAAAGAGCCAAAGTGAAGAGGAACGTGAAATGGTCAGCGAAGAGGAACGTGAAATGGTCAGTTTGGAGCACACTGTAGTAACACAAGGAGCCACTATAGGGTCTATTGACCAAAGCcaacttcagtctgtggtgGATATAGAAATTGTCAAGATGAGTACAGGaactgaagatgaacaaaatgaGAAtttagaaaagaacaaaaagatTGAGGAAGATAAACCTGTGAGTGGGACTGTTGAAACATATAGCAATACTGAAGCTATAAAAGAGGTTCTTGCTAACAAAGCAGAGGCAGAGTCAGAGGTTGAGGAATACAAAGAAAAAGAGCTTACAGTGGAAACTGATTCTACTATGAACGCTGAAATCAAACAGGTTGGGGAAACTGTAGATGTAGTTCTAGAAATAGACCAAGATGAAGCACCACAACAGTCATCTGTAGAGTCTGGTGAGGTACTAAAATTGAAAACAACACTCGAAGAAGATGAGGAGACAGTGGAGAATAGCTCTAAAATGTTGACATTGAGTGAAGCTAAAGTTGAACTTGTAGATTTGCATAAACTTTCTCATAAAGAGGAAAGTGATAATAAGAAAGAGACAGATATTGCTGAACAAgatgaaataaaacacacaatttcaTCGGAGCAACAAGTAGTTGAAGAGATTATGAGAATGGAGGAACAAGATGGTACATTGGACACAACAGAAGGATATAATGTAGTAACTGATGCCAAAAGAACTCCAGAACAATTAACTGGATACAAAGAACAAGAGGGTAAGCCAGAACCAGAAACCGCAGAGGAAGTTGAGAAATCAAAGGAGAAAACAAACACTGAACAAGCTAAAGAGGATGCGCAAAAGAAAGGATCTACTGACACCCCAAGTAAATCAACAATTCTAGATCAACCAGTTGACCCTGGGGTGACAGTTAGATGTCTCAGAAGCACCTTGAAACCAATCAAGATCACCCCTGTTAGAAGATCTACACGTAGCAAAGCAGTGATTCAGCAGGCAGAAAGTATAGAACCACAAAGTGAGGCCAAATTTAGGACTGATGAAAACCCAGAGAGGGATGAAGTTATTGCAGAGGATGTAGGTCCTGAGAAGAGTGAAAAGGCAAACACAGATGTTGATAAAACAGTAGTCATTGAATCTGGAAGTTCTGAACTGCTGAAAGCTACAGACATAGATAACAAAGAGATAACACCTCAGATTACAGAGGTTACTGAGGTGAACATCCCACTTGTAGAAGCAGAACCTGATGAGGATCTAACAGAAAAAGTTAAAGAAATCAAAAAGATGGAGAACAAGGAAGCAAATTTAACTGGACAAATAGGCAGTGACATAGAGATGCGCAGTCTTGCTCAGGAGAAAGATGTCCAGGAAGACGAGGCAGCAATCAGCACTGAAAGATGTCTCAGACATAGAACAATAAGAGTTCAGTCTCCTCTGAGAAGGAAATTTAGACATGTACAAAAACAAGAAGCTGAAGCTGATGTTGAACATCAGGAAAGACACACAGTGGTGACCAAGAATACAACTGAATCAGTCTCAATGACAGAAGAGAAAGTTGAAGAAATGGATCAAGTTGTCAACAAGATGGAGAACAAGAAAGCAAATTTAGCTGAGTTGGGGCCAATGGAAGAACCAGGGATGATtataaatgaaaacaaaaatactTCAGCATCAACAGAAGAGACTGTGAATGTCTGTTTACCAATTATTACAACAGAGACCAGATTTGAAAGTCTTGATGATATGGCAAACGCAAAGCCTGTGGAAACTGCAGTTGTTGATGTTGAGAAATCCAAGCTACTTATGGGTGTAGAAATAGATGATCAAGAAAAAGAAGCAGAACCTGATaaggagagagagatagaggatGGTACTCCAGTAGTAAAATTACAAAAAGCCACAGTAGTACTTGTAGATTTAAACAAACTTACCCAAAATACAGAAGAGGCTGGGACTCCAGATGTCTTAAAACATCCCCAAATGGAGGAACATCTGGAATTGGGTGTACCAGATAAAAGTGAACTAGAACTATGCAAGCTGAAATCAGAAGAGGGGGGACATAAAGAGGACATACAAACACATGAAGATACTGAAATTATTCCTGAGGAAGAAAAAATAGAAGAAGAAAACACAGTTGAAGAGCAGAACAAACTCGATAAACAAGACATGGTATTTGAGGAGCAAAAGCCAACAGAAGATTTGGCCACAATGCCAGCTCAGAGCAACCTGGTGGAAAAcactaaaaatgaaaacaatcaaaataagGATGAAGGAGTGAGCAGTCTTTCTCAGGAAAAAGAAAACAATGAAATAGTAACAGAACAGAGTGTTGACAAAGTGGATCAAGTAGGTGTAGAAATAGATAAAGAGAAAGAACCTCAACAATCAACTGTAGAGGTTACTGAGAAGGTGATTCCATTTGTGGAAGCAGGATCTGAAGGAGATGTTTTAGAAAAAGAAGTTAAAGAAATCAACAACATGGAAAACAGAGAAACAAATTTAGCTGCAACAAAGGACATATATGAGGCACCTGAGATGCGAGAAGAAGCCAATTTAGATCAACAAAAGAACCAAACAGCTGAGACAGAAACACCCATGGATGTGGACACAGTGGTTAGCAAGGAGCAAACATATGTTGTAGAGGGGACCACCATTCAAATAGAGGAGGTCTCACAGGTGGAAAGCACTGAAACCAATCAAAGTGACAATGCTAAGATCAGAAGGAGAAGTTCCAGACTCAGTGCCAAATCAGTCACATCTACACAGAATACCAGAAAATCTACACGTCTACACAAAGGAGAGTTGGAACCAGTAAAAGAAGCAGATATGAGTAGAAATGAATACAAAGAATCCTCAGCAACAACAGAAGGAACTGTGAATGTGTGTATACCAATAATTACAGTAGAGATGAATTTGGAAAGTCCTAATGAAATACTAAACACAAATGTTGAGAAAACTTCAGCTGTTGGACCTGAGACGTCTGTACTGCAGATGGGTGTAGAAACAGAGAATAAAAAGGAGGCACCTAAGATTTTAGAGGAGGTCACACTAGAAGAACCTGGTGAAGAAGTAGAGAAAGGTGATACTCCAATAGTACAACTGCCAAAAGCCACAGTAGTACTTGTAGATTTAAACAAACTTTCCCAAAGTACAGAAGAAAAGAGTGACACTCCAGAAGTCCTAGCGTATTCAAAGACAGAGGAAAAACTGGAACTCGATGAGTCAGATAAAAGTGAATATCAACTATGTATCCAGACATCAGAACATGTTGAACAATTCGAAGAACTACAAAAAGAGGAAAATACTGAAAACACCcctgaggaagaagaggacaAAATGGAGGAAGTAAACCCAGTTGAAGTGCAGAACAAACTTGATCAACAAGAAATGTCATGTGAGGGGCAGAAACTGACAGATGTTTTGAAAGAACAAAATTATGTAAAGGAGACAGAGATTGTAGAGGAATATAAGGCAGTCATAGATGAGGATGTGCAAGAAGCTGTAACTTCTATAGAGCATCCAGATGCAACGACAATGGCAgacaaaacaaatatatttaaggAGACAGAAAATTATAAAGATATTGTttcaaaagagaaaaaacacGACAGTGATGTAGAGATGAGCAGTCTTGCTCAGGAGGCACCAGAAGCTGTACAGGAAATCTTAGAAGAGGAAGTACCATTCAGCACAGAGATAATTCTCAGACGTAGAAAAATAAAAGTTCAGTCTCCACCAACAAGGAAATCTAGACGTGTACAAAATCAAGAAGTTGAAGCAGCTGTTGAACATCAGGAAAGACACACAGTGGTGACCAAGAATATAACTCAAGCAGTCTCAGAAGAGACAGTTGAAGCAATGGAGCCAGTGGAAGAGGATAATGAGGAGGTTGTCCCACCTGTAGAAGGAGAACCTGAAAAGGATGTAACAGAAAAAGGAATTGAAGAAATCAACAAGATGGAGGACAAGAAAACACACTTAGAGAATGATGCAGCTCCTGGGATGGGAAGAGATAAAGCCAGTTTAAAGCAACATGAAAAAGAGTCATTggttaaaaatgacaaagaaACAGCTGCGTCAGAAAAACACATGGATAAAGTTCCATTGGTTTGCAAGGAGCAAACATATGTTATAGAGGAGACCACCATTCAAGTAGAGGAGAAGGTCTCACAGATGGaaagctctgaaaataaaaGTGAAAGGATCACAAGGAGAGGTCTGAGGATCAGTGCACAATCAGTTACATCTGCACAGAAGACAAGAAAATCTACACGTCTCCACACAGCAGAGTTGGAACAAGTGAAAGATGCAGATATGAGTAGAAATGAAGGAATCTCATCAATGACAGTAGAGACTGTGAATATCTGTGTACCGATTATTTCAGCAGATACCCACATGGGAAGTCCAGGCAAAAATGGAAATTTGGTGGAAACTACTTCATATGAGCAAGAGAGAGTCATAACAACTGACAAGGGAAAGGTGGATGAAGGGTTGCCTGACAAAGCTTCAGATGAACATGTTGAGACCAAGAACTCAACTGAAACAACTGAAAATGAAATTATGATAGAAATGGATAAAACACAAAAAGTTGTAGACGGGGGAGTTCAAGAAGACGAAAAAGCAGAGTCTCAGCAGGAAGACACAGACCAGAAACCAGAGGAGAATATTCAAGATAAGAGAGaagagaaaataagaacaaGCTCAGTAGAAGAGGATGCTACTCAACAAGAAGAAGCAGTGTCAAAGGAGGAAAATGTGGGGGGAACCAATCTGAAAAACGAATTCAAGACAACAGCTATGGAGGGGAGTGTTGATTTAGAAAGCTCTGATCAAGAAACACCCCTCATTACAAGAAGAAGTCTCAGATACCGTACAGTTACAGTCCAGTCTACGCCAAGAAGAAAATTAAAACAGCTCCACAGGCAAGAGATGGAGTCAGAAAAAGAAACTATGGACAACATATGTGGCAATGAAATTGATTCAGCTGATAATTTAAGTATTCCTATAGAGGGGGAAAAGGAGGCATTAAATGTTGAAAAGAACATTACTGAATTTGAACATTTGAAGACAAAAGAAGGAGAAGGCATTATTCAGGTAAATATAGAAGGGAAGGCAAAGGAAACGGAGACAAAAAATGATACTGTGGAGGAAGGAAATGACATCAATGAAAGCAATAGTGCCAGCCCAGAAATCGATGAGCAGGACAATACTCAAGAGAAAAATCTTGAGAAAGATGTGCAGGTGCCTAAGGAACACAAGGAATCTAGTGTACAAGAAGAAGAGGAAAAAGAAAGACTCCAGGAAAAAGAAAATGAGGGAGCAGTGGAAGGAAGTTCTTTTGATTTGGAGGAAACAGCAGTGGAAAGGAAAACCCTGAGAAAAAGAGTGACTGTTGAAACTGCTGCTCCAAGAAAATCCAAACGTCTTCGCAGACAAGAGCATGATGGCGAGCAAGCCAAGGAGGCAGTTATGGGACAAACTGAGACAATAGAAGTGACATTTACAGACAATGTAGAGCTGAGCTCAGAAGTACCTACAGAAGTACCTGCAGAAGTTTTTGAGGGCAGTAAATTGGGTGGAGAAATACAAAAGAACATTTCAAAAGGGACTAAATCAGATGGAGATTGTGATATACATGAAGACACCAAGACAGATGCAGGTGAAGCTCAAGAGGAGCCGAACGAGAAAGGATCAAATACACCTCAGACAGATGAGGATAACGAAGAGGTTATGGAGCAAAATAGCAAGAAAATAGAACAGACAGGTGAAATGGAGAAAGTGATAGAGCAAAATGTGGAGACAGAAGAGTTCAGTACAAACGAGGGCTTCACTTTAGAGTTAGCGGTAGAGGAAACATCTGATCAAGAAGAAGTCAAAGCAGATGAGGAGAGCAGAGTGGCCACAGAGGCAACAAAAGACATATTCACATCCGCAATAAAATCGGATGAAGGTGAAGAAAATATCTCTAATGAGGATGAGAAAGGTCTTATCAGTGAAAAGCATGTTCTTCAGAGTAGCTCAATTATATCTTCAAGCAGACGAAGATCAATGAGACTGCAAATGCATGAATCTAAAAAGAACACTATGGAAGATGAATCAGATTCTGAGAAGGCAGAAGTACAACAAACAGTGAAACAGAGAcatcagaaaaaaagaaaagccaTAACTGACTTGACACCTGCACGCAGATCAAAACGCTATGTTAGGGAAAACATAGTTTAG